In the Parasteatoda tepidariorum isolate YZ-2023 chromosome 3, CAS_Ptep_4.0, whole genome shotgun sequence genome, one interval contains:
- the LOC107455874 gene encoding uncharacterized protein isoform X2, with protein MSSFDSDEENAIEKTKKDSKVNKDQEAKLEDDLKLLQVKETNSNSHSSTTEKESDETLLPSDIDHIDYTYYPARGVNEEDEEKRKGGKWLLFAEGDLEKIDHRWIVLRSLIENGTLVCIKSSTAADREKGVTMCYTSASDNEEEVKRAADEIRKLVNYEYVMFYKTNAASAEGRYIDAGKKEISIYMHTFEGGFYKRDKYNRWNSI; from the exons ATGTCATCTTTTGATAGTGATGAAGAAAATGCAATAGAAAAGACAAAGAAGGATTCCAAAGTAAACAAGGATCAGGAAGCAAAGCTAGAAGATGATTTGAAATTACTTCAAGTGAAAGAAACGAATAGCAATTCTCATTCTTCCACAACTGAGAAAG aatctGATGAGACTCTTCTGCCTTCAGATATCGATCATATCGATTATACATATTATCCAGCTCGAGGTGTAAACGAAGAAGATGAAGAGAAAAGAAAGGGTGGAAAATGGTTATTGTTTGCTGAAggtgatttagaaaaaatagaCCACAGGTGGATTGTCCTGCGAAGCTTGATTGAGAATGGCACGCTCGTTTGTATTAAGTCATCAACAGCTGCTGACAGAGAGAAAGGAGTGACTATGTGCTATACTTCCGCTTCCGATAATGAAGAAGAAGTGAAAAGAGCAGCTGACGAAATCAGAAAGTTAGTCAACTACGAATATGTgatgttttataaaacaaatgctGCCTCTGCAGAAGGACGGTATATAGATGCcgggaaaaaagaaatttctatataCATGCATACTTTTGAGGGTGGTTTTtataaaagagataaatataATCGATGGAAtagcatttaa
- the LOC107455874 gene encoding uncharacterized protein isoform X1: MSSFDSDEENAIEKTKKDSKVNKDQEAKLEDDLKLLQVKETNSNSHSSTTEKGITVKKKSTADNLSHEESIRNIERPEPSFRDTFLANKISSKQNTHNIRSTTEAVNLGAEATNWRSLRNPNPKEKKESISVSSSLSWRDPHFKYERLKQNDSSESRKRWNDDIRENQSRSFENRSTYLTNRDKSNRGNWTISCAPDIVLDNGLTEIEHVQMCVNELHEQNAELFATRHPKVFQKPNGTICINCYTSNYEDKVHVAKVADILVEKIGYYPYCFLYFQEKKPLYMRTCEKEFYEYIENNWKLIDFNE; this comes from the exons ATGTCATCTTTTGATAGTGATGAAGAAAATGCAATAGAAAAGACAAAGAAGGATTCCAAAGTAAACAAGGATCAGGAAGCAAAGCTAGAAGATGATTTGAAATTACTTCAAGTGAAAGAAACGAATAGCAATTCTCATTCTTCCACAACTGAGAAAG gaattactgttaaaaagaaatctacGGCCGATAACCTCAGTCATGAAGAATCAATTAGAAACATAGAAAGACCTGAACCATCATTTAGAGACACATttcttgcaaataaaatttcttcaaagcaAAATACTCATAATATAAGATCAACTACTGAAGCGGTTAATTTAGGAGCTGAAGCAACAAATTGGAGGAGTTTACGAAACCCTAATccaaaggaaaagaaagaatCTATTTCCGTTTCAAGTTCTTTAAGTTGGAGAGACccccactttaaatatgaaagattGAAACAAAATGATAGTTCTGAGTCCAGAAAGCGGTGGAACGATGATATAAGAGAAAATCAATCTAGATCATTTGAAAACAGATCGACATATCTTACAAATAGAGATAAATCAAACAGAGGCAACTGGACTATTTCTTGTGCTCCTGATATTGTACTTGATAATGGATTAACGGAAATAGAACACGTTCAGATGTGTGTGAATGAACTTCATGAACAAAATGCGGAGTTGTTTGCTACTCGTCATCCTAAAGTGTTTCAGAAACCCAATGGAACTATTTGCATTAACTGTTACACTTCTAATTATGAAGATAAAGTACACGTTGCTAAAGTTGCAGATATATTGGTTGAAAAAATCGGGTATTAtccatattgttttttatattttcaagaaaaaaagccTTTGTACATGAGGACGTGTGAAAAAGAGTTCTatgaatatattgaaaataattggaaattaattgatttcaatGAGTGA